The Microbulbifer sp. YPW1 genome contains a region encoding:
- a CDS encoding MFS transporter: MQNSNKLSVFEKVGFGAGDMAVNVMIAAMFYFMQYFYTDIFGLKPVHVGTLFLAARFVDAFSDPLMGLLTDKFKGRYGRFRPYFLYLSIPYGFAVFLLFTTPDFSYNAKLVWAYVTYLFATLMFTGVAIPYISYIGVLTNDPQERLSANGYRMFFAKIANVVIVASVPVLAQWWGDGSSAKGYQLAMGFMSLVGVGLLMLCFFTTRERVEHVVDRKPLGDQFKLLMKNDQWLVLAGACMLGTIGYALRGGVAFYYAIYYLGGNEALAAQFTSAGIAASIVSMVASTWITKRFCKIKLFSWSQMLVGVISVLMFFAVSPGDIAVAFVLYIILSFVVDLHAPVFWSAIAEAVDYGHTKTGKRVSGLAFGGISFCQKAGSGIAGFLTGLLLTYFNYQAGETQSEFTLTGIALMLTVIPGLFHFLLGLLMKKYIITDDYYHQLKRGDVSQDPDETEGTALNPSAT, from the coding sequence ATGCAGAACTCGAACAAGCTGTCGGTATTCGAGAAAGTCGGCTTTGGTGCCGGCGATATGGCTGTCAACGTGATGATCGCAGCCATGTTTTACTTCATGCAGTACTTCTACACGGATATTTTCGGCCTTAAGCCGGTACACGTAGGTACGCTGTTCCTCGCCGCCCGTTTTGTGGACGCCTTCAGTGACCCGCTGATGGGCCTGCTCACCGACAAATTCAAAGGCCGCTACGGCCGCTTCCGCCCCTATTTCCTGTACCTGTCGATCCCCTACGGTTTCGCGGTCTTCCTGCTGTTTACCACCCCCGATTTCAGTTACAACGCCAAACTGGTGTGGGCATACGTCACCTACCTGTTTGCCACCCTGATGTTCACCGGCGTCGCCATTCCGTATATCTCCTACATCGGCGTGCTCACCAATGACCCGCAGGAGCGCCTGTCGGCGAACGGCTATCGCATGTTCTTCGCCAAGATTGCCAATGTGGTGATCGTCGCTTCGGTACCGGTGCTGGCACAGTGGTGGGGCGATGGCAGCTCGGCCAAGGGCTACCAGCTGGCCATGGGCTTTATGTCCCTGGTGGGTGTCGGCCTGCTGATGCTGTGCTTCTTCACCACCCGCGAGCGCGTCGAGCACGTAGTGGACCGCAAGCCCCTGGGTGATCAGTTCAAACTGCTGATGAAGAACGACCAGTGGCTGGTACTGGCCGGTGCCTGCATGCTCGGTACCATCGGCTACGCACTGCGCGGCGGTGTGGCCTTCTACTACGCGATCTACTACCTCGGCGGCAACGAAGCGCTGGCGGCCCAGTTCACCAGTGCCGGCATCGCCGCTTCCATCGTCTCCATGGTGGCGTCCACCTGGATCACCAAGCGCTTCTGTAAAATCAAGCTGTTCAGCTGGTCACAGATGCTGGTGGGTGTCATCAGCGTGCTCATGTTCTTTGCGGTCTCCCCCGGGGATATCGCCGTCGCCTTTGTGCTCTATATCATTCTCTCGTTCGTCGTCGACCTGCACGCGCCGGTATTCTGGTCCGCCATCGCCGAGGCGGTGGACTACGGCCACACCAAGACCGGCAAGCGCGTTTCCGGCCTGGCATTCGGCGGCATCTCCTTTTGCCAGAAGGCGGGTTCCGGTATCGCCGGCTTCCTCACTGGCCTGCTGCTGACCTACTTCAACTACCAGGCGGGTGAAACCCAGAGCGAATTCACCCTCACCGGTATCGCACTGATGCTGACCGTGATCCCGGGCCTGTTCCACTTCCTGCTGGGCCTGCTGATGAAAAAGTACATCATCACCGATGACTATTATCACCAGCTGAAGCGCGGCGACGTTTCTCAGGATCCCGACGAGACCGAGGGCACCGCCCTGAATCCGTCCGCCACCTGA
- a CDS encoding sugar ABC transporter ATP-binding protein gives MTLLSLSKVEKRYPGVKALDGVDFQLREGEVHALLGENGAGKSTLVKVMTGALEGDGGSMTYLGEPLKLKSTAHAQTVGISTVYQEVNLLPNLTVAQNLYLGREPKKFRLIDWKRINRQSRDVLKRFDLDIDVTRPLSSFSVAVQQLIAIARGVDMSAKVLVLDEPTASLDADECEQLFGVMRELKAKGIGIVFITHFLDQVYAVCDRITILRNGQLVGEFEAAKLPRSELVGHMLGKELQAETKVQEGEARNEKALSETLLEMDGVAVRGSLHPTSLTVRRGEAVGLAGLLGSGRSEVCRAVFGVDKKTDGTLTFKSSERNFRQPAEAIAEGLALCPEDRKTSGIIGPLSIRENIALALQARRGWWRPMSRAEQQQLADKFIAELQIATPDAEKPIEQLSGGNQQKVILARWLATNPQLLVLDEPTRGVDIGAHAEILKLIKKFCSEGMSLLVTSSELDELVAFSDRVAVMRDRRKVAEIEGDDITEGNIMQAIAEA, from the coding sequence ATGACGTTGTTAAGTCTGAGCAAAGTCGAAAAGCGCTATCCGGGTGTGAAGGCCCTGGACGGCGTCGACTTCCAGCTGCGCGAGGGCGAAGTCCACGCACTGCTGGGTGAAAACGGTGCGGGTAAGTCCACGCTGGTGAAAGTCATGACCGGTGCGCTGGAAGGCGACGGCGGCAGCATGACCTACCTGGGTGAGCCGCTGAAACTGAAAAGTACCGCTCACGCACAAACCGTGGGTATCAGTACCGTCTATCAGGAAGTGAATCTGCTGCCGAATCTTACCGTGGCGCAGAACCTTTACCTGGGCCGCGAGCCGAAAAAATTCCGGCTGATCGACTGGAAGAGGATCAATCGCCAATCCAGGGACGTGCTGAAACGCTTTGACCTCGATATCGATGTGACTCGCCCCTTGTCCTCCTTTTCTGTTGCCGTGCAGCAGTTGATCGCCATCGCCCGCGGTGTGGATATGTCCGCGAAGGTACTGGTGCTGGACGAGCCCACTGCGAGTCTTGATGCCGACGAGTGCGAGCAGCTGTTCGGCGTGATGCGTGAGCTGAAAGCCAAGGGCATCGGCATCGTGTTTATCACCCACTTCCTCGACCAGGTATACGCGGTTTGCGATCGCATTACGATTCTTCGCAACGGTCAGCTGGTTGGAGAATTCGAAGCGGCGAAGTTGCCGCGCAGTGAGCTGGTAGGGCATATGCTCGGCAAGGAACTGCAGGCGGAAACCAAGGTGCAGGAAGGCGAAGCGCGGAATGAAAAAGCGCTGAGCGAAACCCTTCTGGAAATGGATGGTGTGGCGGTACGCGGCTCCCTGCATCCCACTTCGCTCACCGTGCGTCGCGGCGAAGCCGTGGGTCTGGCGGGGCTGCTGGGCTCCGGCCGCAGTGAGGTCTGCCGAGCGGTCTTCGGTGTGGATAAGAAGACCGACGGCACGCTCACGTTTAAAAGCAGTGAACGGAACTTCCGGCAGCCGGCCGAGGCCATTGCCGAAGGGCTGGCGCTGTGTCCGGAAGATCGCAAGACCAGCGGTATCATCGGGCCTTTGTCCATTCGCGAAAACATCGCGCTGGCGCTGCAGGCCCGTCGCGGCTGGTGGCGTCCCATGAGCCGCGCGGAGCAGCAACAACTGGCCGACAAGTTTATAGCCGAGCTGCAGATTGCCACGCCTGATGCGGAAAAGCCGATTGAGCAGTTAAGCGGTGGCAACCAGCAGAAAGTGATTCTCGCCCGCTGGCTGGCTACCAACCCGCAACTGCTGGTGCTGGATGAACCCACCCGCGGTGTGGATATTGGCGCGCACGCCGAAATCCTGAAGCTGATCAAAAAATTCTGCAGTGAAGGTATGTCCCTGCTGGTGACCTCCTCTGAACTGGATGAGCTGGTGGCCTTTTCCGATCGTGTCGCCGTGATGCGCGACCGCCGCAAGGTGGCGGAGATCGAAGGCGACGATATTACCGAAGGCAACATCATGCAGGCGATTGCGGAGGCGTAA
- a CDS encoding aldose epimerase family protein has protein sequence MQSELIMPSGIETSELAVGGPEGSGNQPLQLVTLANSRGTRVTLCDLGASLYAIHTKDRYGHSDNILLTYADPEHWLDNEYYLGVTAGRVANRIGGASFQLGDKAYQLPANDGANHLHGGPQGLHTKRWQIVQSESSARFQSVTFRCVSEDGDAGYPGNLDIELTYCLDEDDALTLEYRAVTDADTPVALTNHCYWNLAGRDGILEHELEIYADQLLRLNEQLIPTGELLKVADTPVDFRKRKQIGRDIEWWPGGYDNFWVVDETADKALKPVASLVHPASGRSVKIVSSEAGVQFYSGNFLDGSRNRDGGSPMNQYAGLCLETHGFPDAPNHSNFPSVILKKGEEYRQTTVYQFSAE, from the coding sequence ATGCAATCTGAATTGATCATGCCCAGCGGGATTGAAACATCCGAGCTGGCGGTCGGTGGACCAGAGGGCAGCGGCAACCAGCCGCTGCAGCTGGTCACCCTGGCGAACAGTCGCGGCACCCGCGTTACCCTGTGTGATCTGGGTGCCAGCCTGTATGCAATCCACACCAAGGATCGCTACGGGCACAGTGACAATATTCTGCTGACCTACGCGGATCCCGAGCACTGGCTGGATAACGAGTACTACCTGGGCGTAACTGCCGGGCGCGTCGCCAACCGTATTGGCGGCGCCAGCTTCCAGCTGGGTGATAAGGCCTATCAGCTGCCGGCAAACGATGGTGCAAACCATCTGCATGGCGGTCCGCAGGGATTGCACACGAAGCGCTGGCAGATTGTGCAGAGCGAATCCAGTGCGCGCTTCCAGTCGGTCACTTTCCGCTGTGTCAGTGAAGACGGCGACGCGGGCTATCCCGGTAACCTGGATATCGAACTGACGTACTGTCTGGACGAAGACGATGCGTTGACCCTGGAATACCGCGCGGTAACGGATGCGGATACACCGGTGGCATTGACCAATCACTGTTACTGGAACCTGGCGGGTCGCGATGGCATTCTCGAGCACGAGCTGGAGATCTATGCGGACCAGCTGCTGCGCCTGAACGAACAGCTGATCCCGACCGGTGAGTTGCTCAAAGTTGCGGATACGCCGGTAGATTTCCGCAAGCGCAAGCAGATTGGGCGCGATATCGAGTGGTGGCCGGGCGGATACGATAATTTCTGGGTGGTGGACGAGACTGCGGACAAGGCGCTGAAGCCGGTCGCATCTCTGGTGCATCCGGCATCCGGGCGCTCGGTCAAAATTGTTTCCAGTGAAGCTGGAGTGCAATTTTACAGCGGGAACTTCCTGGATGGCAGCCGCAATCGCGATGGCGGCTCCCCCATGAATCAGTATGCGGGACTGTGTTTAGAAACCCACGGTTTCCCCGATGCACCCAATCACAGCAATTTTCCTTCTGTAATTTTAAAGAAGGGTGAAGAGTACAGGCAGACAACGGTTTACCAGTTTTCTGCGGAATAA
- a CDS encoding aldehyde dehydrogenase (NADP(+)): MTITGKQLIAGNWTDGRAGSFHGVNPATGENLEPAFSAADEFQVTEAVNAASACATEFSNLAPAKRAEFLNACADEIMNLGDELLERVSAETGYPLARAQGERGRTCGQLRLFADWIVQGEYLDARIDTAMPDREPLPRPDLRSFNQALGPVAVFGASNFPLAFSVAGGDTAAAFAAGCPVIVKGHNSHPGTSELVAQAIDKAVKSTGMPAGVFSLILGSGRRVGAELVKAPGVKAVGFTGSLQGGMALFNLANARPEPIPVFAEMGSINPVVLLPEALKEKAETIAEGFVGSLTLGTGQFCVNPGLVLAVEGEELDRFISATGEALSKVGAGVMLNEATLAGYQSGVARLRDQAGVEQVAAGEAAGEGAGFTCQAGLLTVDAKSFLANKELQEEVFGPMSLVVKCRDKAELLRAVSALQGQLTGTLQCTESELANYGDLVEVLRQKVGRVVCNNFPTGVEVCHSMMHGGPFPAATDARFTSVGTMSIARFVRPICFQNYPEALLPDALKNSNPLNIARLVNGEKTSDAI; the protein is encoded by the coding sequence ATGACTATAACCGGAAAGCAATTGATCGCAGGTAACTGGACCGACGGCCGTGCTGGGTCTTTTCACGGCGTAAACCCCGCCACCGGTGAGAACCTCGAGCCGGCTTTTAGTGCCGCGGATGAGTTCCAGGTAACCGAAGCGGTGAATGCGGCGAGCGCCTGTGCCACCGAATTTTCCAACCTGGCCCCGGCCAAGCGTGCAGAATTCCTCAACGCCTGCGCCGACGAAATCATGAACCTCGGTGACGAGCTGCTGGAGCGCGTTTCCGCTGAGACCGGCTACCCGCTGGCGCGCGCCCAGGGCGAGCGCGGCCGCACCTGCGGCCAGCTGCGCCTGTTCGCAGACTGGATCGTACAGGGCGAATATCTGGATGCGCGTATCGATACCGCCATGCCGGACCGTGAGCCGCTGCCGCGTCCGGACCTGCGTTCATTCAATCAGGCGCTGGGACCGGTCGCGGTCTTCGGCGCGAGCAATTTCCCGCTGGCGTTCTCCGTCGCTGGTGGGGACACCGCGGCGGCGTTTGCCGCCGGTTGTCCGGTGATTGTAAAGGGGCACAACTCCCACCCCGGTACCAGCGAGCTGGTGGCCCAGGCCATCGACAAGGCAGTCAAAAGTACCGGCATGCCCGCCGGCGTATTCTCCCTGATCCTGGGTTCCGGCCGCCGTGTCGGCGCCGAGCTGGTGAAAGCGCCCGGCGTTAAAGCCGTGGGCTTTACCGGCTCACTGCAGGGCGGCATGGCGCTGTTCAACCTGGCCAATGCTCGTCCGGAGCCAATTCCGGTATTCGCCGAAATGGGCAGCATCAACCCGGTGGTTCTGTTGCCGGAAGCGCTGAAAGAAAAAGCCGAAACCATCGCTGAAGGTTTTGTTGGTTCCCTGACCCTGGGCACCGGTCAGTTCTGTGTAAACCCGGGCCTGGTACTGGCGGTTGAGGGCGAAGAGCTGGATCGTTTTATCAGTGCCACTGGTGAAGCGCTGTCCAAAGTTGGCGCCGGCGTAATGCTGAACGAAGCAACCCTGGCTGGATACCAGAGCGGTGTTGCCCGTCTGCGTGACCAGGCTGGTGTTGAACAGGTTGCTGCGGGCGAAGCCGCTGGTGAAGGCGCAGGTTTCACCTGTCAGGCGGGCCTTCTGACAGTAGATGCGAAAAGCTTCCTCGCCAACAAGGAGCTGCAGGAAGAGGTCTTCGGCCCCATGTCCCTGGTAGTGAAGTGCCGCGACAAGGCCGAGCTGCTACGGGCGGTATCTGCCCTGCAGGGCCAGCTGACCGGTACCTTGCAGTGCACCGAATCTGAGCTGGCAAATTACGGCGACCTGGTAGAAGTCCTGCGCCAGAAAGTGGGCCGTGTTGTGTGCAACAACTTCCCCACCGGTGTGGAAGTTTGCCACTCCATGATGCACGGCGGTCCTTTCCCGGCGGCTACCGACGCACGCTTTACCTCTGTAGGCACCATGTCCATCGCGCGTTTCGTACGTCCGATCTGCTTCCAGAATTACCCGGAAGCACTGCTGCCTGACGCTCTGAAAAACAGCAACCCGCTGAACATTGCGCGTCTCGTTAACGGTGAAAAGACCAGTGATGCAATCTGA
- a CDS encoding IlvD/Edd family dehydratase, whose protein sequence is MASDKKKTALRSANWFGTRDKNGFMYRSWMKNQGIPEHHFEGKPVIGICNTWSELTPCNAHFRKIAEHVKKGVIEAGGVPVEFPVFSNGESNLRPTAMFTRNLAAMDTEEAIRGNPLDAVVLLVGCDKTTPALLMGAASCNLPTIVVTGGPMLNGKHKGKDVGSGTLVWQAHEEYKAGNISLHEFLSAEASMSRSAGTCNTMGTASTMACMAESLGTSLPHNAAIPAVDSRRYVLAHLSGMRIVDMVHEDLTLSKVLTKEAFINAIRTNAAIGGSTNAVIHLKAIAGRMGVDLDLDDWKEGREVPTLVNLQPSGKYLMEEFYYAGGLPAVLRRLGESGALNKDCLTVNGKSIGENVEDAPCYDDDVIRPLDNPLVENGGICVLRGNLAPRGAVLKPSAASPELMNHRGRAVVFENFEHYKSRVVDPDLDIDETCVMVLKNCGPKGYPGMAEVGNMGLPPKVLKKGIKDMVRISDARMSGTAFGTVVLHTAPEAMEFGPLAAVQDGDMIHLDAHNGVLHLEVSDEEITARLEKLKANQIIASTSGYEAMYRNHVMQADEGCDFDFLVGCRGAEVPPHSH, encoded by the coding sequence ATGGCCAGTGATAAAAAGAAAACTGCTCTTCGGTCCGCCAATTGGTTCGGCACTCGCGATAAAAACGGCTTCATGTACCGCAGCTGGATGAAGAACCAGGGGATCCCCGAGCATCATTTCGAAGGCAAGCCGGTTATTGGTATCTGTAATACCTGGTCCGAATTGACCCCGTGTAACGCCCACTTCCGCAAGATTGCCGAGCACGTCAAGAAAGGCGTGATTGAGGCGGGCGGCGTACCTGTAGAATTTCCCGTATTTTCCAACGGTGAGTCCAATCTGCGTCCCACCGCGATGTTCACCCGCAACCTCGCAGCGATGGATACCGAAGAGGCCATCCGCGGCAACCCACTCGACGCCGTTGTGCTGCTGGTAGGCTGCGACAAAACTACTCCGGCCCTGCTGATGGGCGCCGCCAGCTGTAACCTGCCCACCATCGTGGTTACCGGTGGCCCGATGCTGAACGGCAAACACAAAGGTAAAGATGTTGGTTCCGGCACCCTCGTGTGGCAAGCCCACGAGGAGTACAAGGCCGGCAATATCTCCCTGCACGAATTCCTCAGTGCGGAGGCAAGCATGTCCCGCTCTGCCGGTACCTGTAACACCATGGGTACCGCTTCCACCATGGCGTGTATGGCGGAGTCCCTGGGTACCAGCCTGCCGCACAATGCTGCGATCCCGGCAGTGGATTCCCGCCGCTACGTGCTGGCGCACCTGTCCGGTATGCGCATCGTCGATATGGTGCACGAAGACCTGACCCTGTCCAAGGTGCTGACCAAAGAAGCCTTTATCAATGCGATCCGCACCAATGCGGCGATCGGTGGCTCCACCAATGCAGTTATTCACCTCAAGGCCATCGCCGGCCGTATGGGAGTGGACCTGGACCTGGACGACTGGAAAGAAGGGCGTGAAGTTCCCACCCTGGTCAACCTGCAGCCGTCCGGCAAATACCTGATGGAAGAGTTCTACTATGCCGGTGGCCTGCCCGCGGTATTGCGCCGCCTGGGTGAATCCGGTGCGCTGAATAAAGACTGCCTCACCGTTAACGGTAAGAGCATCGGCGAGAACGTCGAAGACGCGCCATGCTACGACGATGATGTGATCCGTCCGCTGGACAACCCGCTGGTAGAAAACGGTGGAATCTGCGTGCTGCGTGGCAACCTGGCTCCGCGCGGTGCAGTGCTGAAACCGTCTGCCGCCAGCCCCGAACTGATGAACCATCGCGGCCGCGCCGTGGTGTTTGAAAATTTCGAGCATTACAAGTCCCGTGTTGTTGATCCCGATCTGGATATCGACGAAACCTGTGTGATGGTTCTCAAGAATTGTGGTCCAAAGGGTTACCCGGGGATGGCGGAAGTGGGCAACATGGGGCTGCCACCGAAAGTGCTCAAAAAGGGTATCAAGGACATGGTGCGTATTTCCGATGCGCGCATGAGTGGTACCGCCTTCGGTACCGTGGTGCTGCACACCGCGCCGGAAGCGATGGAGTTCGGTCCTCTGGCTGCGGTTCAGGATGGCGACATGATTCACCTGGATGCGCACAACGGCGTACTGCACCTGGAAGTGTCCGATGAGGAAATCACAGCGCGGCTTGAGAAACTGAAGGCCAACCAGATTATCGCCAGCACCAGCGGTTACGAAGCCATGTACCGCAATCATGTGATGCAGGCGGACGAGGGTTGTGACTTTGATTTTCTGGTGGGCTGCCGTGGCGCGGAAGTGCCGCCGCATTCGCACTGA
- the araD1 gene encoding AraD1 family protein: MRLIQFTTESGQRAVGAVADSNTIEQLKDVETVYQLAQRALESGTALEALASSLLSDQQLDYQKIVDEGRLLAPIDHPEASQLMVAGTGLTHLGSADTRAAMHAQNSAGKEEQMTDTMKMFKMGVEGGKPSGDKIGVQPEWFYKGDGNCVVAPEQAIPSPSFALDAGEEPEIAGIYINDAEGNPCRIGFSIGNELSDHVTERQNYLYLAHSKLRHCSFGPELLLGELPAHIEGTSRIVRNGEVIWEKSFLSGEDNMSHTIKNLEDHHFKYSNFCRPGTLQVHFFGTATLSFGDGIKPEAGDRFEIESATFGRALRNPLKIVERKIPAVKVL; this comes from the coding sequence ATGAGACTGATCCAGTTCACCACCGAATCCGGCCAACGCGCAGTGGGCGCAGTGGCTGACAGCAACACCATCGAACAACTGAAAGACGTGGAGACCGTTTACCAGCTGGCACAGCGCGCCCTGGAATCCGGCACGGCGCTCGAAGCCCTGGCCAGCTCACTGCTTTCCGACCAGCAGCTGGATTACCAGAAAATCGTCGACGAAGGCCGCCTGTTGGCGCCGATCGACCATCCCGAAGCCTCCCAGCTGATGGTGGCAGGCACAGGCCTGACCCACCTGGGCAGTGCTGACACCCGCGCCGCGATGCACGCACAGAACTCTGCGGGCAAAGAAGAACAGATGACCGACACCATGAAGATGTTCAAAATGGGCGTCGAGGGCGGCAAGCCCAGCGGAGACAAGATCGGCGTACAGCCCGAGTGGTTCTACAAGGGTGACGGCAACTGCGTTGTCGCCCCGGAACAGGCCATTCCCAGCCCCTCGTTCGCCCTGGACGCCGGCGAGGAACCGGAAATTGCCGGCATCTATATCAATGACGCCGAGGGCAATCCCTGCCGTATCGGTTTCTCCATCGGTAACGAGCTGTCCGACCACGTAACCGAGCGCCAGAACTACCTGTACCTGGCCCACTCCAAGCTGCGCCACTGCTCCTTTGGCCCCGAACTGCTGCTGGGCGAACTGCCGGCACACATTGAGGGCACCTCCCGCATCGTGCGCAATGGCGAAGTGATCTGGGAAAAAAGCTTCCTGAGCGGCGAAGACAACATGTCCCACACCATCAAGAACCTGGAAGACCACCACTTCAAGTACAGCAATTTCTGCCGTCCAGGCACCCTGCAGGTACACTTCTTCGGCACCGCCACCCTGAGTTTTGGCGACGGCATCAAGCCGGAAGCCGGAGACCGCTTTGAAATCGAATCCGCCACCTTCGGCCGGGCCCTGCGCAATCCACTGAAAATCGTTGAGCGCAAGATTCCCGCGGTAAAAGTGCTGTAA
- a CDS encoding ABC transporter substrate-binding protein has translation MKISRILSGAFALALCASQSVLATTIGFSQVGSESGWRTSFSESVKAEAEKRGINLKFSDAQQKQENQIKAVRSFIAQGVDAIMIAPVVETGWKPVLREAKRARIPVVILDRNIDVKNKSLFLTRIASDFVEEGRRAAQWLMDETEGNCKILELQGTVGATAAIDRMKGFNEVIANYPNAEIVRSQTGEFTRTKGKEVMEAMLKAENSGREICALWSHNDEMAIGAIQAIKEAGLKPGEDMLVVSVDGVPDYFKAMADGEANATVELNPHLGAPAFDVIEAYLKGDRKVEKLITTTGDLFTQETAAEEYAKRAGS, from the coding sequence ATGAAGATCTCTCGAATCCTGTCCGGCGCTTTTGCCCTGGCCCTGTGTGCCAGCCAGAGTGTTCTCGCAACAACCATTGGTTTTTCCCAGGTCGGCTCGGAAAGCGGCTGGCGTACCAGCTTTAGTGAGTCCGTCAAAGCCGAAGCCGAAAAACGCGGTATCAACCTCAAGTTTTCCGATGCGCAGCAAAAGCAGGAAAACCAGATCAAGGCCGTGCGCAGCTTTATCGCCCAGGGCGTCGACGCCATCATGATCGCACCGGTCGTGGAAACCGGATGGAAGCCTGTACTGCGTGAAGCCAAGCGCGCACGTATTCCTGTGGTCATTCTCGACCGCAACATTGACGTGAAAAACAAATCCCTCTTCCTTACCCGTATCGCCTCCGACTTTGTAGAAGAAGGTCGTCGCGCGGCGCAGTGGCTGATGGACGAGACCGAGGGCAACTGCAAAATTCTCGAACTGCAGGGCACTGTCGGCGCGACCGCAGCCATCGACCGTATGAAAGGCTTCAATGAAGTCATCGCCAACTACCCCAATGCCGAAATCGTGCGCAGCCAGACCGGCGAATTTACCCGCACCAAGGGTAAAGAAGTCATGGAAGCCATGCTCAAGGCCGAGAACAGCGGCAGGGAAATCTGCGCACTCTGGTCTCACAACGACGAAATGGCCATTGGTGCTATCCAGGCCATCAAGGAAGCCGGCCTGAAGCCCGGTGAAGATATGCTGGTGGTGTCCGTAGACGGTGTACCGGACTACTTTAAGGCCATGGCCGACGGCGAAGCCAATGCCACCGTTGAACTCAATCCGCACTTGGGCGCACCGGCGTTTGACGTTATCGAAGCGTACCTGAAGGGCGACCGCAAGGTGGAGAAACTGATCACCACCACCGGCGACCTGTTCACTCAGGAAACGGCTGCCGAAGAATACGCCAAGCGCGCCGGCAGCTAA
- a CDS encoding SDR family NAD(P)-dependent oxidoreductase — MMTLTNQYPSLKGKTVFISGGGSGIGASLVESFFQQGAKVAFVDIQEDVSSALVDRLGSDDVRFYPCDLTDVARLQAVIAQGAEDLGPISVLVNNAANDTRHDFREVTPEQWDKCLAVNMRHHFFAAQAVYPYMKQLGAGSIINLGSMSWHAGQGGMPGYTSSKASIEGLTRGLARDMGPDRIRVNCLVPGWVMTEKQLSERVDEAAREAIDKGQSVKDPLMPESISAMALFLASDDAAMCTSQNFIVDGGWI; from the coding sequence ATGATGACGCTGACCAATCAATATCCGAGCCTCAAGGGCAAAACAGTATTTATTTCCGGCGGTGGCTCCGGTATCGGCGCCAGCCTGGTGGAATCCTTTTTCCAGCAGGGGGCAAAGGTCGCCTTTGTCGATATCCAGGAAGACGTATCCAGCGCCCTGGTCGATCGCCTGGGGAGTGACGATGTGCGCTTCTATCCCTGTGACCTCACCGATGTGGCGCGTCTGCAGGCTGTGATCGCACAGGGGGCGGAAGATCTCGGCCCTATTTCCGTGCTGGTCAACAACGCCGCCAACGATACCCGCCACGATTTCCGTGAAGTAACGCCCGAGCAATGGGACAAGTGCCTGGCGGTCAATATGCGTCACCACTTCTTCGCCGCCCAGGCGGTGTACCCGTACATGAAACAACTGGGTGCCGGCTCCATTATTAACCTCGGTTCCATGAGCTGGCACGCGGGCCAGGGCGGTATGCCTGGCTACACCAGCTCCAAAGCCTCCATCGAAGGCCTGACCCGCGGTCTGGCCCGCGATATGGGGCCGGATCGCATCCGTGTTAACTGTCTGGTGCCCGGCTGGGTGATGACCGAGAAGCAGTTGAGCGAGCGCGTGGATGAAGCGGCGCGCGAGGCCATCGATAAGGGCCAGAGTGTGAAAGATCCGCTGATGCCCGAGAGCATCAGTGCAATGGCGCTGTTTTTGGCATCCGACGATGCGGCCATGTGTACCTCGCAGAACTTTATCGTCGACGGCGGCTGGATTTAA
- a CDS encoding FadR/GntR family transcriptional regulator: protein MVKQVRENRPRSVHAWVAYELGTRIVSGYYEPGEYIPNEATIGEELNVSRTALREAFKILSAKGLIESRPKLGTRVRPREFWNMFDSDVLRWCFDSTPSAEFLRALFEVREMIEPTSAALAAKRASDEQIAAIEEAYRGMEGAEPGTEQVILTDIEFHMAILRGTNNEFMVSLGESIKTALMGLFRISSSKESAYQASLPGHYAVYLGIRDRDPERARFEMKSLLSKSSRKAIDHLAEGEGINVDMAI from the coding sequence ATGGTTAAACAAGTCAGGGAGAACAGGCCGCGCAGCGTGCACGCCTGGGTCGCCTATGAGCTGGGTACCCGCATTGTCAGCGGTTACTACGAGCCGGGTGAGTATATTCCCAATGAGGCCACTATCGGCGAAGAGCTGAATGTGTCCCGGACCGCCCTGCGTGAGGCGTTCAAGATCCTGAGTGCCAAGGGCCTGATCGAGTCGCGCCCGAAGCTCGGCACCCGTGTGCGTCCCCGTGAATTCTGGAACATGTTTGACTCCGATGTGCTGCGCTGGTGCTTTGATTCCACGCCGTCTGCGGAGTTTCTGCGCGCGCTGTTTGAAGTGCGCGAGATGATTGAGCCTACCTCTGCGGCATTGGCGGCCAAACGTGCCAGCGATGAGCAGATTGCGGCGATCGAAGAGGCCTACCGCGGCATGGAGGGCGCTGAGCCCGGTACCGAGCAGGTGATTCTCACCGATATCGAGTTCCATATGGCGATCCTGCGCGGCACCAACAATGAGTTCATGGTGTCCCTGGGTGAATCCATCAAGACCGCGCTGATGGGCCTGTTCCGTATCAGTAGTTCCAAGGAGTCTGCGTATCAGGCATCCCTGCCTGGACACTACGCGGTATATCTGGGCATTCGCGATCGCGATCCGGAGCGCGCGCGCTTCGAGATGAAGTCCCTGCTTTCCAAGTCCTCCCGCAAGGCGATTGATCACCTGGCGGAAGGTGAGGGCATTAATGTGGATATGGCGATCTGA